In Mixophyes fleayi isolate aMixFle1 chromosome 4, aMixFle1.hap1, whole genome shotgun sequence, the following proteins share a genomic window:
- the LOC142149668 gene encoding E3 ubiquitin-protein ligase TRIM39-like — protein sequence MASADLRQELNCSICLNIYTDPVTLRCGHNFCRVCIDHVLDTQERSGVYTCPECRAECQERPALQRNIALCNIVGRFLSPRPDQEETGIFCTYCVDSPVPAAKSCLHCEASLCDKHLRVHSKSAEHVLSDPNTSLVKRKCSVHKKILDYYCTEDSVCICVSCRLDGEHRGHQMESLDEASEKKKEKVRNVLQKLTTKREETEKRVQGLQERKREDQEKAADVTKRVTALFRDIRRQLEDLEKRVLSEISKLEESVSLSVSHLIQQLEIKKDELSRKMRHIEELCNMSDPVTVLQEPDTGDLCDTEELCNMSDPVIVLQEPDTGDVCDTEDIERHDDQVHGVGDLDVGLISGTIHTGLSDIIKGINVWVYMQEPADVILDVNTAGNYIHISGDMKTAAESDIDQNRPETPERFQIFPQVISTDRFSSGRHYWEVEIRQSVWWGVGMCYPSIDRRGGHSGIGDNNKSWCLCRYDNLFAVIHDSKVIQLPDNIPCERVRIYLDYEAGQLSFYSLCDPIRHLHTVTATFTEPLHGVFYVDEGCIQISGESGAGINLLKHW from the coding sequence atggcgtctgctgatctgagacaggagctgaactgttccatctgcctgaacatttatacagatcctgtaacactgagatgtggacacaacttctgccgggtctgtattgatcatgtgctggatacacaggagaggtctggagtttatacctgtcctgaatgtagagcagagtgtcaggagcgtCCTGCACTGCAGAGGAACATAGCTCTGTGTAACATAGTGGGGAGGTTCTTGTCTCCTCGGCCAGATCAGGAGGAGACTGGGATCTTCTGCACTTACTGTGTGGactctcctgtacctgctgctaaatcctgtctgcattgtgaggcttctctgtgtgataaacacctgagagtacacagcaagtcagcagaacacgTCTTATCTGATCCCAACACTTCCCTGGTGAAGAGAAAATGTTCCGTCCATAAGAAAATCCTGGACTATTATTGCACTGAAGATTCTGtttgtatctgtgtgtcctgcaggCTGGATGGGGAACATAGAGGACATCAGATGGAGTCACTGGATGAGGcctctgagaagaagaaggagaaagtgaggaatgttctgcagaaactgaccacaaagagagaggagactgagaaaagagtccagGGTCTGCAGGAGCGCAAGAGAGAAGATCAGGAAAAAGCAGCTGATGTAACAAAGAGagtcactgccctgtttagagacatcaggagacagctggaagacctagagaagagagtTCTGAGCGAGATCTCCAAGCTGGAAGAGagcgtttcactctcagtctctcatctgatccagcagctggaaataaagaaggacgagtTGTCCAGAAAAatgcgtcacattgaggagctgtgtaacatgtctgatccagtgactgtcttacaggaaccagacacaggtgacttgtgtgatactgaggagctgtgtaacatgtctgatccagtgattgtcttacaggaaccagacacaggtgacgtgtgtgatactgaggacatagagagacatgatgaccaggtccatggtgtaggagatctggatgtgggtctcATCTCAGGGACAATACACACAGGATTATCTGATATAATTAAAGGTATAAATGTATGGGTCTATATGCAAGAACCTGCAGATGTAATACTGGATGTGAACACAGCtggtaattatatacatatatcaggcgACATGAAAACTGCAGCAGAATCAGATATAGACCAGAATCGtccagaaacaccagagagatttcagATTTTTCCCCAGGTAATAAGCACTGACAGATTTTCCtcagggcgacattactgggaagtggagATCAGGCAATCAGTGTGGTGGGGagtagggatgtgttatcccagtatagacaggagaggaggtCATTCAGGGATTGGAGATAATAACAAGTCCTGGTGTTTGTGTAGGTATGATAATCTGTTTGCAGTGATACATGACAGTAAAGTGATCCAGTTacctgacaatattccctgtgaaagagtgaggatatatctggattatgaggctggacagctgtccttctattctctgtgtgaccctatcagacacttacacaccgtcactgccaccttcactgagccccttcatgggGTGTTTTATGTAGATGAAGGTTGTATACAGATATCTGGGGAGTCAGGAGCTGGGATAAATCTGCTTAAACACTGGTGA
- the LOC142149616 gene encoding E3 ubiquitin/ISG15 ligase TRIM25-like — protein sequence MASATVREELDCSICLSIYTDPVTLRCGHNFCRVCIDRVLNAQKGFGVYTCPECKVKFKNNPALQRNITLCNKVRNFLSTRPDQGDSVIFCSYCVDCPVPAAKSCLHCEASLCDNHLRVHSKSAEHVLSDPTTSLENRKCSVHKELFKYFCTEDSACICVSCTLAGEHRGHLLEMLGEASGKKKKKLRNVLQKLTTKRAETEERVRKLQERRRECHKKTAGVKEIVTALFRGTRRQLEDLEKRVLSEISRQEDSISLSVSDLIQQLEIKKDELSRKMRHIEELCNMCDPVTVLQEPDTGDLCDTEDRERHDDQVHGVGDLDVGLISEKIHKGLSDIITGINVSFDVQEATDILLDVNTAANNIHISGDKKTASRSDLNQDYPVRGERFQYNQVLSTGSFSSGRHCWEVEIKESMRWRVGMCYPSIDRGGDQSYIGDNNKSWCLCRNNNQYSVRHNSEEIRLPDNIACDAVRIYLDYEAGQLSFYSLCDPIRHLHTVTATFTEPLHAVLGVGGGCIKILG from the coding sequence atggcgtctgctACTGTGAGAGaggagctggactgttccatctgcctgagcatttatacagatcctgtaacactgagatgtggacacaacttctgccgggtctgtatAGATCGTGTGCTAAATGCACAGAAGGGGTTTGGtgtttatacctgtcctgaatgtAAAGTGAAGTTCAAGAATAATCCTGCACTGCAGAGGAACATAACTCTGTGTAACAAAGTGAGGAATTTCCTGTCCACTCGGCCAGATCAGGGGGACTCTGTGATCTTCTGCTCTTACTGTGTGGACTGTCCTGTACCTGCGGCTAAATCCTGTCTGCATTGTGAGGCTTCTCTGTGTGATAATcacctgagagtacacagcaagtcagcagaacacgTCTTATCTGATCCCACCACCTCCCTGGAGAACAGGAAATGCTCCGTCCATAAGGAGCTTTTCAAATACTTCTGCACTGAGGActctgcctgtatctgtgtgtcctgcaCTTTggctggtgaacaccggggacaTCTACTGGAGATGCTGGGTGAGGCCTctggaaagaaaaagaagaaactgagaaatgttctccagaaactgaccacaaagaGAGCAGAAACTGAAGAAAGAGTACGAAAGTTGCAGGAACGCAGGAGAGAATGTCATAAAAAAACAGCTGGTGTAAAAGAGATagtcactgccctgtttagaggcaccaggagacagctggaagatctagagaagagagtcctgagtgagatctccaggcaggaagacagcatttcactctcagtctctgatctgatccaacagctggaaataaagaaggacgagctgtccaggaagatgcgtcacattgaggagctgtgtaacatgtgtgatccagtgactgtcttacaggaaccagacacaggtgacttatgtgatactgaggacagagagagacatgatgaccaggtccatggtgtaggagatctggatgtgggtctcATCTCTGAGAAAATCCACAAAGgattatctgatataataacaggtataaatGTCTCCTTCGATGTGCAGGAGgctacagacatattactggatgtaaacacagctgctaataatatacatatatcaggtgaCAAGAAAACTGCATCCAGGTCAGATTTAAACCAAGATTATCCAGTAAGAGGAGAGAGATTTCAGTATAATCAGGTATTAAGCACTGGGAGTTTTTCCTCAGGGCGACATTGTTGGGAAGTGGAGATCAAAGAATCAATGAGGTGGAGAGTtgggatgtgttatcccagtatagacagggGAGGAGATCAGTCGTACATTGGCGATAATAACAAGTCCTGGTGTTTGTGTCGGAATAATAATCAGTACTCAGTGAGACACAACAGTGAAGAGATCCGGTTACCTGACAATATCGCCTGTGATGCagtgaggatatatctggattatgaggctggacagtTGTCTTTCtattctctgtgtgacccgatcagacacttacacaccgtcactgccaccttcactgagccccttcatgctgtATTAGGTGTGGGGGGAGGTTGTATAAAGATACTTGGATGA